The following coding sequences are from one Shewanella violacea DSS12 window:
- the ccoO gene encoding cytochrome-c oxidase, cbb3-type subunit II — MKFNHELVEKNIGLLGIFTVLAISFGGLVQITPLLFQKDTTEPVDGLIPYTALQIEGRDIYVREGCYNCHSQMIRPLRAETERYGHYSVAGESVWDHPFQWGSKRTGPDLARVGGRYSDRWHEVHLMDPRAVVPQSNMPGFPWLAENKLDGELTRQKMQILLNFHKGGYKGNDLYTDEELAGAKAAVEGKTEMQALIAYLQSLGHALK; from the coding sequence ATGAAATTTAATCATGAGTTAGTCGAGAAAAACATAGGTTTGTTAGGTATCTTCACCGTTCTTGCCATTAGTTTTGGTGGTTTGGTACAGATAACTCCCCTCTTGTTTCAGAAAGACACCACCGAGCCTGTCGATGGTTTGATTCCTTACACAGCCTTACAGATTGAAGGTCGTGACATCTATGTTCGTGAAGGTTGTTATAACTGTCACAGCCAGATGATCCGTCCACTGCGCGCCGAGACCGAACGTTATGGTCATTACTCGGTTGCTGGTGAATCTGTATGGGATCATCCTTTCCAGTGGGGCTCTAAGCGTACTGGACCGGATCTTGCCCGTGTTGGCGGTCGATACAGTGACAGATGGCATGAGGTTCACTTGATGGATCCTCGCGCCGTAGTGCCTCAGTCAAATATGCCTGGTTTCCCTTGGTTAGCCGAGAACAAGCTAGATGGCGAATTAACCAGACAGAAGATGCAAATTCTTCTTAACTTCCACAAGGGTGGCTATAAAGGTAATGACCTTTACACCGATGAGGAGTTAGCTGGAGCAAAAGCTGCCGTCGAAGGTAAGACTGAGATGCAAGCACTGATCGCCTATCTGCAGTCCCTAGGACATGCACTGAAATAG
- the ccoN gene encoding cytochrome-c oxidase, cbb3-type subunit I encodes MMNHSQPQGADYNYTVVRQFALTTVLWGIVGMSVGVLIAAQLIWPQLNFDTPWLTYSRLRPLHTNAVIFAFGTSALFATSYYIVQRTCQTKLFAPKLAAFTFWGWQAVILSAVITLPLGITSGKEYAELEWPIDILITIVWLSYGAVFFGTIVKRTTSHIYVANWFFGAFIITVAVLHIVNSMAVPVSMWKSYSIYSGAVDAMVQWWYGHNAVGFLLTAGFLGMMYYFVPKQAGRPVYSYRLSIVHFWALIALYIWAGPHHLHYTALPDWTQSLGMAMSLILFAPSWGGMINGIMTLSGAWHKLRTDPVLRFLVVSLSFYGMSTFEGPMMAIKTVNALSHYTDWTIGHVHSGALGWVAMISIGSLYHLIPVLFGHGRMYSTKLVNIHFWLATIGTVLYIVSMWISGVMQGLMWRAVNADGTLTYSFVESIEASYPFYFVRFLGGCFFLTGMLIMAFNVIKTVRSKETLPALAEA; translated from the coding sequence CAAGGCGCTGATTACAATTACACCGTAGTCCGCCAGTTTGCCCTTACAACAGTGTTGTGGGGAATTGTTGGTATGTCAGTCGGTGTATTGATCGCGGCTCAGTTAATCTGGCCACAACTAAACTTCGATACTCCATGGTTAACATACAGTCGTCTTAGACCTCTGCATACTAATGCCGTGATATTCGCGTTTGGTACTTCAGCACTTTTCGCAACATCCTACTATATCGTCCAACGAACCTGTCAAACCAAGCTATTTGCGCCTAAGTTAGCCGCATTTACGTTCTGGGGCTGGCAAGCCGTCATTTTATCAGCAGTAATCACATTACCCCTAGGTATCACAAGTGGTAAAGAATACGCTGAGCTGGAATGGCCAATTGATATCCTGATTACTATAGTCTGGCTGTCATACGGTGCCGTATTCTTTGGAACCATTGTCAAACGAACCACTTCACATATCTATGTGGCAAACTGGTTCTTCGGCGCATTTATCATCACGGTCGCGGTATTGCATATAGTTAACTCTATGGCTGTCCCCGTTAGTATGTGGAAGTCCTATTCCATCTATTCTGGCGCCGTAGATGCCATGGTTCAGTGGTGGTACGGACATAACGCCGTTGGCTTCCTGCTGACAGCTGGCTTCCTAGGTATGATGTACTATTTCGTACCTAAGCAAGCGGGTCGTCCTGTTTACTCATACCGTCTGTCAATCGTTCACTTCTGGGCATTGATTGCATTGTACATCTGGGCTGGTCCTCACCACCTACATTACACGGCACTTCCAGATTGGACACAATCACTGGGTATGGCGATGTCATTGATCCTATTCGCACCTTCATGGGGCGGTATGATTAACGGTATCATGACACTATCCGGTGCTTGGCATAAATTGAGAACCGATCCCGTTCTACGTTTCCTTGTTGTCTCTCTGTCTTTCTATGGTATGTCTACCTTCGAAGGACCTATGATGGCAATCAAGACAGTTAACGCCCTTTCTCACTATACGGACTGGACCATTGGCCACGTTCATTCTGGTGCGCTAGGTTGGGTTGCTATGATTTCAATTGGTTCTCTTTACCATCTGATCCCAGTCCTGTTCGGACATGGTCGCATGTACAGCACTAAGCTAGTGAACATACATTTCTGGTTAGCGACTATCGGTACTGTTCTGTACATAGTATCTATGTGGATTTCAGGTGTGATGCAAGGTCTGATGTGGCGTGCAGTTAATGCCGATGGCACTCTGACTTATAGCTTCGTTGAGAGTATTGAAGCCTCGTACCCATTCTACTTTGTTCGATTCCTCGGTGGCTGTTTCTTCTTGACGGGTATGCTTATCATGGCATTCAACGTGATTAAGACTGTGAGATCGAAAGAAACCTTGCCTGCATTAGCAGAAGCATAA